From Hydra vulgaris chromosome 15, alternate assembly HydraT2T_AEP, one genomic window encodes:
- the LOC136091681 gene encoding zinc finger MYM-type protein 1-like, with amino-acid sequence MAERKKLSGAQYCKRRAANEGFKTKQAGSLLKYLCSPQRNENVTDDLKNQVEADREADEMTVSEEFELHNVIHVAHKESEAHKIDKLSGLYANYSDPATWVVFDDEMRQLLIEHGPKQVDQFDFPKDSMQRKFSKSHYNRRLVNGDEVRRHWLQYSVRNDSVYCFCCKLFTSSTTTASSLSSNGSHDWKNMSAILSGHEKSSEHLANFQSWKEFELRLRNNNTIDAEHLRLVKKEEQYWQQILKRLIALVRVLGMQNLAFRGTHEKLNTAVNRNFLKFVEFLALFDPLMDEHLRKIKDNETHVHYLGKDIQNELIHLLSNAIKQKILKSACDAKYFSIIIDCTPDAGHVEQMTMIIRFLNVISNPKNGVAATAYIKEHFLDFVPLKARVDARFIANAIFSFKFVVSLVVWYDVLFQINMTSKQLQAKYLDMHGAINYLKKTKKFLVNCRNEMEFKKILVDAVEIAVSLEIPALFEPEPTRFRRKNKQFTYEGDDEPIQDPKENFKINFYFAILDTRIAK; translated from the coding sequence ATggcagaaagaaaaaaattgtccGGTGCGCAATATTGTAAACGACGAGCTGCAAATGAAgggtttaaaacaaaacaggCTGGTTCTTTGTTAAAGTATTTATGTTCACCGCAGAGAAACGAAAATGTCacagatgatttaaaaaatcaagttgaAGCAGACAGAGAAGCCGATGAGATGACAGTATCAGAAGAGTTTGAATTACATAATGTAATACACGTAGCACACAAAGAATCTGAAGCGCATAAAATTGATAAACTCTCTGGTCTATATGCTAACTATAGCGATCCGGCTACTTGGGTCGTATTTGATGATGAGATGCGACAACTTTTGATAGAACATGGACCAAAACAAGTCGATCAGTTTGACTTTCCTAAGGACAGTAtgcaaagaaaattttcaaaaagccATTACAACCGCCGGCTTGTCAATGGAGATGAAGTTCGCAGGCATTGGCTGCAGTATTCTGTACGTAACGACTCTGTGTATTGTTTCTGCTGCAAACTGTTTACCAGTAGCACAACAACTGCATCATCTCTTTCTTCGAATGGTTCACATGATTGGAAAAATATGTCCGCAATTCTGTCAGGGCATGAGAAAAGCAGTGAACATCTAGCGAATTTTCAGTCATGGAAAGAGTTTGAGCTGCGACTGCGAAACAATAATACAATTGATGCCGAACATTTGCGtcttgttaaaaaagaagaacaGTATTGGCAGCAAATCTTGAAACGGCTAATAGCTTTAGTTAGAGTTCTTGGTATGCAAAATCTTGCTTTTCGTGGAACACATGAGAAACTGAACACTGCTGTTAACAGAAACTTTCTGAAATTTGTGGAATTTTTAGCTTTGTTTGACCCACTTATGGATGAGCATCTTCGAAAGATTAAAGACAATGAAACACATGTACATTATCTAGGCAAAGACATACAAAATGAACTGATTCACCTATTATCCAAtgcaatcaaacaaaaaatcctTAAATCTGCTTGTGATGCTAAgtacttttcaataattatagATTGCACACCTGATGCTGGTCATGTTGAACAAATGACTATGATCATTCGCTTTTTGAATGTGATTTCAAATCCAAAAAATGGCGTTGCAGCAACAGCATATATAAAGGAACATTTCTTAGATTTTGTGCCTCTAAAGGCACGGGTAGATGCACGGTTTATTGCAAAcgctatttttagttttaagtttgtCGTTTCTCTGGTTGTGTGGTACGACGTGTTGTTTCAGATTAATATGACTAGTAAGCAACTTCAGgcaaaatatttagatatgCATGGCGCCataaattatcttaaaaaaacaaagaagtttCTTGTAAATTGCAGAAATGAAATGGAGTTTAAGAAAATACTGGTAGATGCAGTTGAAATTGCAGTCAGTTTAGAGATACCTGCACTTTTTGAACCCGAACCAACCCGTTTCAGAAGAAAGAATAAACAGTTTACGTATGAAGGAGATGACGAACCTATTCAAGATccaaaagaaaatttcaaaataaacttttactttgCTATTCTTGACACAAGAATAGCAAAGTAA